A genomic segment from Castor canadensis chromosome 1, mCasCan1.hap1v2, whole genome shotgun sequence encodes:
- the LOC141420850 gene encoding olfactory receptor 10AG1-like, which produces MEFVLLGFSDSPHLQWILFGIFFLMYLTILLCNSIIILITKIDPVLQTPMYFFLSNFSFLEVCYVTVTMPRTLLDLCTQKGSISLFDCAAQMCFIIILGGMECLLLTVMAYDHYVAVCNPLHYALVMNHKVCTQLVAATWISVIPAAIGQTYQIFALHFCGSNRINHFICDIPPIRRLACHETFVNEIAVYVATVVFIMVPFLLIIVSYGKIISSILKLSSAKGRAKSFSTCSSYLIIVVLFYGTVSITYLQATSNSSEETGKLLSLLYMILIPTLNPVIYTLRNKDITLALKKLFIKLLI; this is translated from the coding sequence ATGGAATTTGTTCTCTTGGGGTTTTCTGATAGTCCTCATCTTCAATGGAttctttttggaatattttttctcatgtatttgaCTATTCTACTGTGCAACAGTATTATAATACTAATAACAAAAATTGACCCTGTTCTTCAGACccctatgtattttttccttagtaatttttcctttctggaaGTCTGTTATGTAACAGTCACAATGCCAAGAACGCTCTTGGATCTTTGTACTCAAAAGGGAAGCATTTCTTTGTTTGACTGTGCTGCACAAATGTGTTTTATCATCATCCTTGGAGGCATGGAGTGTCTCCTGCTgacagtgatggcctatgaccactATGTGGCAGTCTGTAACCCTCTGCATTATGCACTAGTCATGAACCACAAGGTCTGCACACAGCTGGTGGCTGCCACCTGGATCAGTGTAATTCCAGCTGCGATTGGACAAACATACCAGATTTTCGCTTTGCATTTTTGTGGTTCTAACAGAATTAATCACTTCATCTGTGACATCCCCCCAATACGCAGGCTTGCCTGTCATGAGACATTTGTGAATGAGATAGCAGTCTATGTAGCTACAGTGGTGTTTATCATGGTTCCGTTTCTGTTGATCATTGTCTCCTATGGCAAAATTATCTCCAGCATTCTGAAATTGTCATCAGCCAAAGGGAGAGCTAAATCTTTCTCCACTTGTTCATCTTACCTGATCATTGTAGTCCTATTCTATGGAACAGTGAGCATCACTTATTTACAAGCCACATCAAATTCATCTGAAGAAACTGGAAAACTGCTGTCTCTTTTGTATATGATTTTGATCCCAACTTTGAATCCTGTCATCTATACTCTCAGAAACAAGGATATCACTTTGgcactaaaaaaattatttattaagttATTAATATGA